A genome region from Haliotis asinina isolate JCU_RB_2024 chromosome 11, JCU_Hal_asi_v2, whole genome shotgun sequence includes the following:
- the LOC137256603 gene encoding uncharacterized protein — protein MGIHECVINPQYMMCYCALACNTGSECSGAAGDDTNCECDFHASRGSCETSDLATTCPRTCSLRQTVTCPPHDNYPNAIAVGQRRYLDRVTYICSYGYRNDGDVGLRVCDSSGTWRPFGATPICTYDSSLLIPCSSMVTSFERWSAPVTKVGILDWSQDINHLECSDMCLRAPGCLYFVHDQGSRKCFLYYNVVRSGFKLTESGSVWKKLFHVQPVRYYS, from the exons ATGGGGATACACGAGTGCGTTATTAATCCGCAATACATGATGTGTTACTGTGCTCTGGCCTGCAACACTGGTTCCGAGTGCTCCG GTGCGGCAGGAGATGACACAAACTGTGAATGCGACTTCCATGCCTCCAGAGGATCCTGTGAAACCAGTGACCTGGCAACAACTTGTCCTCGTACTTGTTCCCTGAGACAGA CCGTCACGTGCCCTCCACATGATAACTACCCAAACGCTATAGCTGTTGGTCAGAGAAGATACCTCGATCGAGTCACATATATATGTAGCTATGGATACCGTAACGATGGTGACGTCGGACTCCGGGTGTGCGACTCTTCTGGAACGTGGAGGCCGTTTGGTGCCACGCCAATCTGTACATATG ATTCAAGCCTCCTGATACCCTGTTCGTCTATGGTGACTTCATTTGAACGTTGGTCTGCGCCAGTGACCAAGGTTGGGATCCTCGATTGGAGTCAAGACATCAACCACTTGGAGTGCTCGGACATGTGCTTGAGGGCGCCTGGGTGTTTATACTTTGTCCACGATCAAGGAAGCCGAAAGTGTTTTTTGTACTACAATGTTGTTCGATCCGGGTTCAAACTAACAGAGAGTGGTAGCGTGTGGAAGAAACTGTTTCATGTTCAGCCGGTTAGGTACTACAGTTAA